Within the Luteimonas sp. JM171 genome, the region GATGCGTCGGTGCTGGCGGCGGCGATGCAGGCGCAGAGCGCCGCCGCGGCCGACAACCGGGTGGCCGCTGACGGCCGGCCGGTGCGGCTGGGCGACATCGCCACCGTGCGCCAGGGCTACAAGGAGCGCGAGGCGATCATCCGCCTGGCCGGCCGCGAAGCGGTGGAGCTGGCGGTCTACAAGGAGGGCGACGCCAATACCGTGGCCACCGCCGACGCGGTGCATGCGCGCATCGCCCAGCTGCGCGAGCGCCTGCCGGCGGACATCAGCCTGACGGTGGTGGATGACCAGTCCAAGTTCATCCGCGCGGCGATCAGCGACGTCAAGGTCGATGCGGTGGTCGGCGGCTCGCTCGCCATCCTGATCATCTTCCTGTTCCTGCGCAGCGGCTGGAGCACCCTCGTCGTGGGACTGTCGCTGCCGGTCTCGATCATCACCACGTTCTTCTTCATGGACCAGCTGGGGCTGAGCCTCAACGTCATGTCGCTCAGCGGCCTGGCGCTCGCGGCCGGGCTGGTGGTGGACGACTCGATCGTGGTGCTGGAGAGCATTGCCAAGGCGCGTGAGCGCGGACTGGGCATCCTCGCGGCGGCGATCGAGGGCACGCGCGAGGTCGGCATGGCGGTGGTGGCGTCCAGCCTCACCATCATCGCGGTGTTCCTGCCGCTGGTGTTCGTGGAGGGCATCGCCGGGCAGCTGTTCGGCGACCAGGCGCTCACCATCGCGATTGCGGTCGGCGTCTCGCTGCTGGTGGCGGTCACGCTGATCCCGATGCTCAGCTCGCTCAAGGGCCGGGCCCCGCTGGCGTTCCCGGAGGAGCCGGCGCGCTCGCAGTGGCGCCCGCAGCGCTGGTGGCAGAAGCCATTCGCAGCCGTTGGCCGCTGGGCGTCGAATACGGTGCGCTGGGTGGTGTTCGGGATCGCCTGGATCGTGGTCCGCGCCTGGCGCCTGCTGGTGGCGGTGGTCTCGCCCATTGCCGGGCGCAGCAGCGGCGCTGCGATGAAGGTGTATGACAGCGCAGAGGCCGGCTACCTGCGGGTGCTGCCGCGGGCGCTGCAGCGGCCCGGGCTGGTGCTCGCGATCGCGGCACTCGTGTTTGCCGCGGCGCTGGCCATCGTGCCCACGCTGGGCACCGACCTGATCCCGCAGCTGGCCCAGGATCGCTTCGAGATGACCATCCGGCTCCCGCCCGGCACGCCGCTGCGCGAGACCGACCGGATCGTGCGCGAGGTGCAGGCAAAGCACGCCGGGGACGAGGGCATCGAGGTGCTGTTCGGCTTCAGCGGCACCGGCACCCGGCTGGACGCCAACCCCACCGAGAGCGGCGAGAACATCGGCAAGCTCAGCGTGGTGATGGCCGGCGGGGGCAGCCGCGAACTCGAGGAGCAGCTGGCCGGCTGCCTGCGCGAGACCATGCGCGCATATCCACGCGCGCAGGTGGACTTCAGCCGGCCCGCACTGTTCAGCTTTTCCAATCCCCTGGAGATCGAGCTGCACGGCTACGACCTGGATTCGCTGTCCGAGGCCGGCCGCAAGATGGCGGCGATGCTGCGCGCCGATCCCAACTACACCGACGTCAAGAGCACGGTGGAGCAGGGCGCGCCCGAGATCCAGATCCGGTTCGACCAGGAGAGGGCGGGGGCGCTCGGCCTGACCACGCGTGACATTGCCGACGCGGTGGTGCGCTCGGTGCGCGGTGAAGTCGCGACCCGCTACAACTTCCGCGACCGCAAGATCGACGTGTTGGTGCGCGCGCAGGAAGACCAGCGCGACTCGGTGGAGCAGATCCGCAACCTCGTGATCAACGCCGGCGCCGCCCGCCCGGTCCGCCTGTCGGCGGTGGCCGATGTGGTGGCCACCGTGGGACCCAGCGAGATCCATCGCGCCGACCAGGGTCGGGTGGCGATCATCTCGGCCAACCTGGCCGGCATCGACCTGGGCACGGCGGTCTCCGAAGTGCAGCAGATGGTGGCCGCTGATCCGCTCGGCGCCGACATCGAGATGCGCATCGGCGGGCAGGGCGAGGAGCTTGCCGATTCGATCAGTTCGCTGCTGTTCGCCTTCGCCCTGGCGATCTTCATGGTCTACCTGGTGATGGCGTCGCAGTTCGAATCGCTGCTGCACCCGTTCGTGATCCTGTTCACCATCCCGCTGGCCATGGTGGGCGCGGTGCTGGCGCTGCTGGTCACCGGCAATACGATCTCCGTGGTGGTATTCATCGGCCTGATCCTGATGGTCGGTCTGGTGGTGAAGAACGCGATCATCCTGATCGACAAGGTCAACCAGCTGCGCGAGGCCGGGGTGGCCAAGCGCGAGGCGCTGGTGGAAGGCGCCCGCTCGCGCCTGCGGCCGATCACGATGACCACGCTCAGCACGCTGTTCGGGTTCCTGCCGCTGGCGCTGGCGTTCGGCGAGGGCGCCGAAGTGCGCTCGCCGATGGCCATCACCGTCATCGGCGGCCTGCTGGTGTCGACGCTGCTGACCCTGCTGGTGATCCCGGTGGTGTACGACCTGCTCGATCGCCGCGGCGATGAGTGGTATGCCGAACGCGGCCGCCGCGCCGGGCGCGCCGCGGCCGCGGCAGACGGCATTGACGGCGACGGGGAGCCACAGCGGGCATGAGCGTCTCCGAACTCAGCCTCAGGCGCCCGGTTACCACGGTGATGCTGTTCGTGTCGCTGGTGGTCATCGGGCTGATCGCGGCCCTCCGCCTGCCGCTGGAAGCATTGCCGGACGTGTCACCACCGTTCCTGTTCGTGCAGCTGCCCTACGCGGGTTCCACCCCCGAGGAGGTCGAGCGCAACGTGCTCAAGCCGGCGGAAGAGGCGCTGGCCACCATGAGCGGCATCAAGCGCATGCGCGGCCAGGCTGCGGCCGACGGGGCCGGCGTGTTCATGGAGTTCTCGGACTGGGAACGTGACATCGCGATCACGGCCTCCGAGGCGCGCGAGCGCGTGGATGCGATCCGCAATGAACTTCCGGAGGACTTCCGCCGCTACTTCGTGTTCAAGTTCTCCACCGCCGACCAGCCGGTGCTGCGCGTGCGCCTGGCCGCCGAGCAGGACCTGACCGGCGCCTACGACGTGATCGACCGGCAGCTCAAGCGGCGGCTGGAACGGGTGCCGGGCGTGGCCCGGGTGGAGATCAGCGGGGCGCCGCCGAACGAGGTCGAGATCGCCATCGACCCCGACCGCCTGAGCGCGCACGGCCTGCAGCTCAACGCCCTGGCCGAGCGGCTGCAAACGGTCAACTTCTCGGTCTCCGCCGGACTGATCGAGGATGGTGGCCAGCGCCTGCGGGTGCAGC harbors:
- a CDS encoding efflux RND transporter permease subunit; translated protein: MSKDPREKHGAPHPDPVPAAPARGGIVEFATRRRVTVAMVTVSLLLFGLIALGNLRVNLLPDLSYPTLTVRTEYTGAAPMEIETLVSEPVEEAVGVVKGLRKLKSISRTGQSDVVLEFAWGTDMDQASLEVRDKLETLQLPFEVEPPVLLRFNPSTEPVLRIALSAAGEGDEIRQLTELRRYADDELKRRLESVPGVAAIRVGGGLEDEIQVDLDMQQLARIGLPPGNVIQRLQQENINLSGGRLEQGTQRYLVRTVNQFASVDEIRNMLVTTQSGAGGGSGAEDVARIAAASGDASVLAAAMQAQSAAAADNRVAADGRPVRLGDIATVRQGYKEREAIIRLAGREAVELAVYKEGDANTVATADAVHARIAQLRERLPADISLTVVDDQSKFIRAAISDVKVDAVVGGSLAILIIFLFLRSGWSTLVVGLSLPVSIITTFFFMDQLGLSLNVMSLSGLALAAGLVVDDSIVVLESIAKARERGLGILAAAIEGTREVGMAVVASSLTIIAVFLPLVFVEGIAGQLFGDQALTIAIAVGVSLLVAVTLIPMLSSLKGRAPLAFPEEPARSQWRPQRWWQKPFAAVGRWASNTVRWVVFGIAWIVVRAWRLLVAVVSPIAGRSSGAAMKVYDSAEAGYLRVLPRALQRPGLVLAIAALVFAAALAIVPTLGTDLIPQLAQDRFEMTIRLPPGTPLRETDRIVREVQAKHAGDEGIEVLFGFSGTGTRLDANPTESGENIGKLSVVMAGGGSRELEEQLAGCLRETMRAYPRAQVDFSRPALFSFSNPLEIELHGYDLDSLSEAGRKMAAMLRADPNYTDVKSTVEQGAPEIQIRFDQERAGALGLTTRDIADAVVRSVRGEVATRYNFRDRKIDVLVRAQEDQRDSVEQIRNLVINAGAARPVRLSAVADVVATVGPSEIHRADQGRVAIISANLAGIDLGTAVSEVQQMVAADPLGADIEMRIGGQGEELADSISSLLFAFALAIFMVYLVMASQFESLLHPFVILFTIPLAMVGAVLALLVTGNTISVVVFIGLILMVGLVVKNAIILIDKVNQLREAGVAKREALVEGARSRLRPITMTTLSTLFGFLPLALAFGEGAEVRSPMAITVIGGLLVSTLLTLLVIPVVYDLLDRRGDEWYAERGRRAGRAAAAADGIDGDGEPQRA